The following are from one region of the Luteimonas sp. MC1572 genome:
- the rsmD gene encoding 16S rRNA (guanine(966)-N(2))-methyltransferase RsmD, translating to MVPPAHIPTLSPRARPAGSVRIIGGQWRGSKLPVADAPGLRPTSDRARETLFNWLQPMLHGARVLDLFAGSGALGFEALSRGAAEALLVERDPALVQALYESCERLHAGDAAKVVRADALEWLRLPVHGRFDLVFVDPPFADGAWAAALQRLPPWLARDAWLYLESPAGVAPDPGAGWRLHRESATRDARHALYRHATADAAGNGPA from the coding sequence ATGGTACCACCGGCCCACATTCCGACCCTTTCGCCACGCGCCAGGCCCGCGGGCAGCGTGCGCATCATCGGCGGCCAGTGGCGTGGGTCGAAGCTGCCGGTGGCCGACGCGCCGGGCCTGCGCCCGACGTCCGACCGCGCGCGCGAGACCCTGTTCAACTGGCTGCAGCCGATGCTGCACGGTGCGCGCGTGCTCGACCTGTTCGCCGGCAGCGGTGCGCTCGGGTTTGAAGCGCTGTCGCGCGGTGCCGCCGAAGCGCTGCTGGTCGAACGCGATCCGGCGCTGGTGCAGGCGCTGTACGAAAGCTGCGAACGCCTGCACGCAGGCGACGCCGCTAAGGTGGTGCGTGCCGACGCGCTGGAATGGCTGCGACTGCCCGTGCACGGCCGCTTCGACCTGGTGTTCGTCGACCCGCCGTTCGCCGACGGCGCCTGGGCCGCGGCGCTGCAGCGCCTGCCGCCGTGGCTCGCGCGCGACGCGTGGCTGTACCTGGAATCGCCCGCCGGCGTGGCACCCGATCCCGGTGCGGGCTGGCGCCTGCACCGCGAGTCCGCAACGCGCGATGCGCGCCACGCGCTCTATCGCCACGCGACTGCCGACGCCGCCGGGAACGGACCCGCTTGA
- a CDS encoding DUF6491 family protein, with amino-acid sequence MSTKTIARMGMALAAVLLVSGCATGGRVGAAEKLAIYRAAAGLPVNSFPFHGSITGWTPLGDGAIALWTSPRRAWLLDLDGPCPDIEFTPVIAVTSSQAGRVSARFDKVLASGQGSMQIPCRISEIRPLDTSKVKAAEKAAREDQEASSGT; translated from the coding sequence ATGTCCACGAAAACGATTGCCCGGATGGGCATGGCCCTGGCGGCGGTATTGCTGGTGTCGGGTTGTGCGACGGGTGGCAGAGTCGGCGCCGCGGAAAAGCTCGCGATCTATCGCGCCGCGGCGGGTTTGCCGGTCAACAGCTTCCCGTTCCACGGGAGCATCACCGGCTGGACGCCGCTGGGCGACGGCGCGATCGCGCTGTGGACCAGCCCGAGGCGCGCCTGGTTGCTGGACCTGGACGGGCCTTGCCCGGATATCGAATTCACCCCGGTGATCGCGGTCACCAGCAGCCAGGCCGGGCGCGTTTCGGCGCGCTTCGACAAGGTGCTGGCAAGCGGCCAGGGTTCGATGCAGATCCCGTGCCGCATCAGCGAGATCCGTCCGCTCGACACCAGCAAGGTCAAGGCCGCCGAGAAGGCGGCCCGCGAAGATCAGGAAGCGTCTTCGGGCACGTAG
- the mutY gene encoding A/G-specific adenine glycosylase gives MSEVADSGFAPRLLAWFDIHGRHDLPWQHPRSPYRVWLSEIMLQQTQVRVVVPYFERFVAALPDLPALAAAPLDDVLGLWSGLGYYARARNLHAAARACVERHDGELPRDFDALLALPGIGRSTAGAILSQAWGDRHAILDGNVKRVLARVHGVSGWPGLPKVEKQLWQHAEAQLPDARLADYTQAQMDLGATLCTRHDPACILCPLHDGCVARIQGRVTELPTPKPGKALPQREAVLLLLRDSEGRVLLRRRPPAGVWAQLWSLPEADDHDTARALFHAHVDGDYAQGEALEPIAHAFSHYRLRLLTLRWRAVAPAAAVGDNDDLRWVSLDAIDALGIPAPVRTLLDAQFAEQQEDPPP, from the coding sequence GTGAGCGAAGTTGCCGACAGCGGCTTCGCGCCGCGGCTCCTCGCGTGGTTCGACATCCACGGCCGCCATGACCTGCCCTGGCAGCACCCGCGCTCGCCGTATCGGGTGTGGCTGTCGGAAATCATGCTGCAGCAGACCCAGGTGCGCGTGGTGGTGCCCTACTTCGAGCGCTTCGTGGCCGCCCTGCCCGACCTGCCGGCGTTGGCCGCCGCGCCGCTGGACGACGTGCTCGGGCTCTGGTCGGGTCTGGGCTACTACGCGCGCGCGCGCAACCTGCACGCCGCGGCGCGCGCCTGCGTCGAACGCCACGACGGCGAACTGCCGCGCGACTTCGACGCACTGCTGGCGCTGCCGGGCATCGGCCGCAGCACCGCCGGCGCGATCCTGTCGCAGGCCTGGGGCGACCGCCACGCGATCCTCGATGGCAACGTCAAGCGCGTGCTGGCACGCGTCCACGGCGTCAGCGGCTGGCCGGGCCTGCCCAAGGTCGAGAAACAGCTCTGGCAGCACGCCGAGGCGCAGCTGCCCGACGCGCGCCTGGCCGACTACACCCAGGCGCAGATGGATCTCGGCGCCACCCTGTGCACGCGCCACGACCCGGCGTGCATCCTCTGCCCGCTGCACGACGGCTGCGTCGCACGCATCCAAGGTCGCGTCACCGAGCTGCCCACGCCGAAACCCGGCAAGGCGCTGCCGCAGCGCGAAGCCGTTCTGCTGCTGCTTCGCGACAGCGAAGGCCGCGTGCTGCTGCGCCGCCGCCCGCCGGCCGGCGTCTGGGCCCAGCTCTGGTCGCTGCCGGAGGCCGACGACCATGACACCGCGCGTGCGCTTTTCCACGCCCATGTCGACGGTGACTACGCGCAGGGCGAGGCCCTCGAGCCGATTGCCCACGCTTTCAGCCACTACCGGCTGAGGCTGCTGACGCTGCGCTGGCGCGCAGTCGCCCCCGCCGCCGCGGTGGGCGACAATGACGACCTGCGCTGGGTATCGCTAGACGCGATCGATGCCCTCGGGATCCCGGCGCCCGTCAGGACACTGCTCGACGCGCAGTTCGCCGAGCAGCAGGAGGATCCGCCGCCATGA
- the ftsY gene encoding signal recognition particle-docking protein FtsY gives MVSFFRRKKPEAGTGGGHAGRPKLDIEALAAAFPNAPGTEPSGSDAGDHTDDARAAPVADAIDATAGTSPSTEAEAAAEAKVQAFMDAAVAAPVAAPLPPAQVPIEAPIPATPGSSGTQEKPAAAPGKSGWRERLKGSGFARGLGGLFSRNPRLDDDLLDEIETALLTADVGVTATTQLVESLRKRMKAREFADANAMLGALRGDLIAMLEPVARPLVIDPAVRPFVILTVGVNGVGKTTTIGKLARRYKDEGRSLMLAAGDTFRAAAVAQLQAWGERNGVPVIAQGQNADAASVAFDALQAARARGTEILIADTAGRLHTQQGLMNELGKIKRVLGKLDNAAPHEVLLVIDGTTGQNALSQLRQFHAAAGVTGLVVTKLDGTAKGGVVFALAREFGIPIRYAGIGERPEDLRVFDAEAFVDALLPEALGA, from the coding sequence ATGGTCAGCTTTTTCCGCCGCAAGAAACCCGAAGCAGGCACCGGCGGAGGGCATGCCGGCAGGCCGAAACTGGACATCGAGGCGCTGGCGGCGGCGTTTCCGAACGCCCCCGGTACAGAGCCGTCGGGTTCCGATGCAGGCGACCACACCGACGACGCGCGCGCCGCGCCGGTCGCCGATGCGATCGACGCGACCGCCGGTACTTCGCCGTCGACGGAAGCCGAGGCAGCAGCCGAAGCCAAGGTGCAGGCGTTCATGGATGCGGCGGTCGCCGCGCCTGTTGCCGCCCCGTTGCCACCCGCGCAGGTCCCGATCGAAGCGCCGATACCGGCCACGCCCGGGTCATCCGGAACCCAGGAAAAGCCGGCCGCGGCACCCGGCAAGTCGGGCTGGCGCGAACGGCTGAAGGGCAGCGGCTTCGCCCGCGGGCTTGGCGGCCTGTTCTCGCGCAATCCGCGCCTCGACGACGACCTGCTCGACGAGATCGAAACCGCGCTGCTGACCGCCGACGTCGGCGTCACCGCCACCACCCAGCTGGTCGAGTCGCTGCGCAAGCGCATGAAGGCCCGCGAGTTCGCCGATGCCAACGCGATGCTCGGCGCGCTGCGCGGCGACCTGATCGCCATGCTCGAGCCGGTCGCGCGGCCGCTGGTGATCGACCCGGCGGTGCGCCCGTTCGTGATCCTCACCGTGGGCGTCAACGGCGTCGGCAAGACCACCACCATCGGCAAGCTGGCGCGGCGCTACAAGGACGAAGGCCGCAGCCTGATGCTGGCCGCCGGCGACACCTTCCGCGCCGCGGCGGTCGCTCAGCTGCAGGCCTGGGGCGAGCGCAACGGCGTGCCGGTGATCGCGCAGGGCCAGAACGCCGACGCCGCCTCGGTGGCGTTCGACGCGCTGCAGGCCGCGCGCGCGCGCGGCACCGAGATCCTGATCGCCGACACCGCCGGGCGCCTGCACACCCAGCAGGGACTGATGAACGAGCTCGGCAAGATCAAGCGCGTGCTCGGCAAGCTCGACAACGCCGCGCCGCACGAAGTGCTGCTGGTCATCGACGGCACCACCGGCCAGAACGCGCTGTCGCAGCTGCGCCAGTTCCACGCCGCGGCCGGCGTGACCGGGCTGGTGGTCACCAAGCTCGACGGCACCGCCAAGGGCGGCGTGGTGTTCGCGCTGGCGCGCGAGTTCGGCATTCCGATCCGCTACGCCGGCATCGGCGAGCGCCCCGAAGACCTGCGCGTGTTCGACGCCGAGGCCTTCGTCGACGCACTGCTGCCGGAAGCGCTGGGCGCGTGA
- a CDS encoding YfhL family 4Fe-4S dicluster ferredoxin: MALRINELCVNCDVCEPACPNDAISQGETIYVIDPARCTECVGHFDEPQCVVVCPVECIDPDPDIPETHDQLLAKLMRLRENAA; the protein is encoded by the coding sequence ATGGCCCTGCGTATCAATGAGCTCTGCGTCAACTGCGACGTCTGCGAGCCGGCATGCCCGAACGATGCGATATCGCAGGGCGAGACCATCTATGTGATCGATCCTGCGCGCTGTACCGAGTGCGTGGGGCATTTCGACGAGCCGCAGTGCGTCGTCGTCTGTCCTGTCGAGTGCATCGACCCCGATCCCGACATCCCTGAAACCCACGACCAGCTGCTTGCCAAGCTCATGCGGCTGCGGGAGAACGCTGCATGA
- the coaD gene encoding pantetheine-phosphate adenylyltransferase, protein MTTARNRIAVYPGTFDPITNGHVDLVDRAAPLFEKLIVGVAESPGKGPALPLALRVELAREALAAHPNVEVLGFGSLLAHFVAEVGGGVLLRGLRAVSDFEYEFQLASMNRHLIPEVETLFLTPAEQYGFISSSLVREISRLGGDVSGFVPAAVADALQAEWRRTKL, encoded by the coding sequence ATGACCACAGCACGCAACAGGATCGCCGTCTATCCCGGCACCTTCGATCCGATCACCAACGGCCACGTCGACCTGGTGGACCGGGCGGCGCCGCTGTTCGAGAAACTGATCGTCGGCGTTGCCGAAAGCCCGGGCAAGGGTCCGGCACTGCCGCTGGCGCTGCGCGTCGAGCTGGCCCGCGAAGCGCTGGCCGCGCACCCCAATGTGGAAGTGCTGGGCTTCGGCTCGTTGCTGGCGCACTTCGTTGCCGAGGTCGGCGGCGGGGTGCTGCTGCGCGGCCTGCGCGCGGTGTCGGATTTCGAGTACGAATTCCAGCTGGCCAGCATGAACCGCCACCTGATTCCCGAAGTCGAGACGCTGTTCCTGACCCCCGCGGAACAATATGGCTTCATCTCATCATCGCTGGTACGCGAGATCTCACGCCTTGGCGGCGATGTCTCGGGATTCGTGCCGGCGGCAGTGGCCGATGCGCTGCAGGCCGAATGGCGGCGCACCAAGCTTTGA
- a CDS encoding oxidative damage protection protein — MSRTVYCEYQKQDAEGLAFVPWPGELGKRVFAHIGKAGWAAWLAHQTMLINENRLSPLDPAHRAFLEGEMEKFLFGGGAETPAGYVPEDAS, encoded by the coding sequence ATGAGCCGCACCGTGTACTGCGAATACCAGAAACAGGACGCCGAAGGCCTCGCCTTCGTACCGTGGCCGGGCGAACTGGGCAAGCGCGTCTTCGCGCACATCGGCAAGGCCGGTTGGGCGGCATGGCTGGCGCACCAGACCATGCTGATCAACGAGAACCGGCTGTCGCCGCTGGATCCCGCGCACCGCGCCTTCCTCGAAGGCGAGATGGAGAAGTTCCTGTTCGGCGGCGGCGCCGAAACGCCCGCCGGCTACGTGCCCGAAGACGCTTCCTGA